One genomic window of Ammospiza nelsoni isolate bAmmNel1 chromosome 4, bAmmNel1.pri, whole genome shotgun sequence includes the following:
- the OSTC gene encoding oligosaccharyltransferase complex subunit OSTC isoform X1: METLYRLPFAVLECPNIKLKRPSWVHMPSAMTVYALVVVSYFLITGGIIYDVIVEPPSVGSMTDEHGHQRPVAFLAYRVNGQYIMEGLASSFLFTMGGLGFIILDRSNAPNIPKLNRFLLLFIGFVSVLLSFFMARVFMRMKLPGYLMG; the protein is encoded by the exons ATGGAGACGCTGTACCGCTTGCCCTTCGCCGTGCTCGAGTGCCCCAACATCAAGCTGAAGCGGCCGAGCTGGGTGCACATGCCCTCGGCCATGACCGTGTACGCGCTGGTGGTCGTGTCCTACTTCCTCATCACCGGAG GAATCATCTATGACGTGATCGTGGAACCTCCCAGCGTGGGCTCCATGACAGACGAACACGGGCATCAGAGGCCGGTGGCTTTCTTGGCATACAG aGTAAATGGGCAGTACATTATGGAAGGCCTTGCATCCAGCTTCCTCTTCACAATGGGTGGCCTAGGATTCATAATTCTGGATCGATCCAATGCACCAAACATCCCCAAGCTGAATAGGTTTCTTTTGCTCTTTATTGGATTTGTGAGTGTTCTTTTGAGCTTCTTCATGGCCAGAGTTTTCATGAGGATGAAATTACC gGGCTACTTGATGGGTTAG
- the RPL34 gene encoding large ribosomal subunit protein eL34, producing MVQRLTYRRRLSYNTASNKTRLSRTPGNRIVYLYTKKVGKAPKSACGICPGRLRGVRAVRPKVLMRLSKTKKHVSRAYGGSMCAKCVRDRIKRAFLIEEQKIVVKVLKAQAQSQKSK from the exons ATGGTGCAGCGCCTGACATACCGCCGTAGGTTGTCCTACAACACAGCTTCCAACAAGACCAGACT gtcCCGAACACCCGGGAACAGGATTGTTTACCTTTACACCAAGAAAGTGGGAAAGGCCCCCAAGTCAGCATGTGGGATTTGCCCAGGACGACTTCGTGGT GTCCGTGCTGTGCGCCCTAAAGTCCTGATGAGGCTGTCAAAGACAAAGAAGCACGTGAGCAGAGCCTACGGTGGCTCCATGTGCGCCAAGTGTGTCCGTGACAG gatCAAACGAGCTTTTCTTATTGAGGAGCAGAAGATCGTTGTGAAAGTGTTGAAGGCACAAGCACAGAGCCAGAAGTCAAAGTGA
- the OSTC gene encoding oligosaccharyltransferase complex subunit OSTC isoform X2 — protein sequence METLYRLPFAVLECPNIKLKRPSWVHMPSAMTVYALVVVSYFLITGGIIYDVIVEPPSVGSMTDEHGHQRPVAFLAYRVNGQYIMEGLASSFLFTMGGLGFIILDRSNAPNIPKLNRFLLLFIGFGLLDGLVPLVLCESSS from the exons ATGGAGACGCTGTACCGCTTGCCCTTCGCCGTGCTCGAGTGCCCCAACATCAAGCTGAAGCGGCCGAGCTGGGTGCACATGCCCTCGGCCATGACCGTGTACGCGCTGGTGGTCGTGTCCTACTTCCTCATCACCGGAG GAATCATCTATGACGTGATCGTGGAACCTCCCAGCGTGGGCTCCATGACAGACGAACACGGGCATCAGAGGCCGGTGGCTTTCTTGGCATACAG aGTAAATGGGCAGTACATTATGGAAGGCCTTGCATCCAGCTTCCTCTTCACAATGGGTGGCCTAGGATTCATAATTCTGGATCGATCCAATGCACCAAACATCCCCAAGCTGAATAGGTTTCTTTTGCTCTTTATTGGATTT gGGCTACTTGATGGGTTAGTACCTCTTGTGCTGTGTGAAAGTTCGAGCTGA